In Fusarium falciforme chromosome 9, complete sequence, the following are encoded in one genomic region:
- a CDS encoding Proteasome subunit alpha type, with protein MFRNNYDNDSVTFSPQGRIFQIEYAAEAVKQGSVVVGIASKTHAVLCAVKRNAEELSSYQKKLFTIDEHAGIAIAGLTSDARVLSNFMKQQCLGHRLTYGRAIPLRSLVDMIGEKAQMNTQMYGKRPYGVGLLVAGVDERGPHLFEFQPSGMTEEMLAFAIGARSQMARTYLERNIDDFADCSREDLIKHGLKALKESLVQDKELTVENTSVGVVGINTVDGKKKVEPFKLYDGFEVQPWIESVGESQGGGEEGEGEGEGMEVDS; from the exons ATGTTCAGAAACAACTACGACAACGACTCGGTTACCTT CTCGCCCCAGGGCCGAATATTCCAGATCGAGTATGCTGCTGAGGCAGTTAAGCAAGGTTCAGTCGTCGTCGGAATCGCCAGCAAGACCCATGCAGTGCTCTGCGCCGTCAAG CGCAACGCCGAGGAGCTCTCGTCGTAccagaagaagctctttACCATTGACGAACACGCCGGTatcgccatcgccggccTCACCTCTGACGCCCGCGTCCTCTCCAACTTTATGAAGCAGCAGTGCCTAGGCCACCGACTCACCTACGGCCGCGCCATCCCTCTCCGCTCCCTCGTCGACATGATTGGTGAGAAGGCCCAGATGAACACCCAGATGTACGGAAAGCGACCGTACGGCGTTGGCCTGCTCGTCGCTGGCGTTGACGAGCGTGGACCCCACCTGTTCGAGTTCCAGCCCTCGGGCATGACAGAGGAGATGCTCGCCTTCGCCATTGGCGCGCGCAGCCAGATGGCCCGGACATACCTTGAGCGCAACATCGATGATTTTGCCGACTGTTCGAGAGAGGATCTGATCAAGCACGGGCTCAAGGCTCTTAAGGAGAGTCTGGTGCAGGACAAGGAGCTGACGGTGGAGAACACATCAGTCGGCGTGGTGGGCATCAACACAGTGgatggaaagaagaaggtcgAGCCATTCAAGCTGTACGACGGATTCGAGGTGCAGCCATGGATCGAGAGCGTTGGCGAAAGCCAAGGCGGtggagaggagggcgagggcgagggtgaGGGTATGGAGGTTGACAGCTAG